A part of Gemmatimonas groenlandica genomic DNA contains:
- a CDS encoding TonB-dependent receptor, translating into MFLLRVRQVLTSTLLALGALPVVAAGLAAQSGTITGKVTNAESGRPIENATIKAAVAGGMSYGAVSGADGAFRIVNLPDGSYTVSVSAIGFAPKTSSSVRPGAVLTIAMTARTTTLDQTVVTASRSRPEKVLDAPAQISVVSSEQIAERPVVTVTDHLRSSPGVDVSRGGLAQSNVVARGFNNAFSGSMLMLQDYRFAGVPSLRVNVPFLFTGTNEDIDRMEILLGPASALYGPNSSNGVLHIITKSPFASQGTTISVDGGERSIIRTGLRHAGKLNEKAAYKVSGEYMQGKDWEYNDLKEPKIFSTSLVVPESRRGKASQRDFDLQRFTGEARLDLRPREGMEAITTLGYTKIGSGLELTGTNGTAQIKNWSYTNLQQRFRWNRLFAQAFINASDAGNENALDDKGTFLLGSGQPIVDKSRVVATQLQHGFEMGKKQSFTYGLDYIWTNPQTGNTTNGVNEDVDNVTEYGAYLQSSTKPTEKIELLLAARGDANNVIEGQFFSPRAALIFRPTPNQNLRFTYNRAFSTPANFSFFLDLLAAPNVGGSGFDVRARGNPPKEGFQFRRDCTSSAVSGLCMKSRLAGGGQFVGANAAAAFGPLIGANAGALNPSVTAGIQGALQQAGFPAATAAALAPGLATGLIQHLATRAPTSAELSTRLSIIGTSTPLQAAQVADIDPLRASFNNTFEVGYKGRIGSRVGFDMSFWGQERGDVGTASAIATPNVFFGDTTQLKGYISGQTTSYLTTALQQAAGLPVGNATALATGIGAALGPSLGRSFAPAPLGVVTFDNATSTSTDLYLTYSSVGKSIWVRGLDLATDISATDRVTVDLSYSWQSQNIFRSVPGGNNLPLMSNSPNSRGSLGMRYRNDENGLGFELRTRYNEAYPVNSSYYTTNFAFPIAAGQPGAVANASGGANRCSPAPAGTFCYENVPEALTVDAQVSKRFDLGSQKLMWSLNAQNMFDNRMRTFPGVPETGRLIMTRLQYSF; encoded by the coding sequence ATGTTTCTTCTCCGCGTTCGACAAGTACTTACTTCGACCCTGCTCGCGCTCGGCGCGCTGCCCGTGGTCGCCGCTGGGCTGGCGGCCCAATCCGGTACGATTACCGGCAAGGTGACCAACGCCGAGAGCGGCCGTCCGATCGAGAACGCGACGATCAAGGCCGCCGTTGCTGGAGGCATGTCGTATGGTGCCGTTAGCGGCGCCGATGGCGCGTTCCGGATCGTGAATCTTCCCGACGGCTCCTACACCGTGAGCGTGTCGGCCATCGGTTTTGCGCCGAAAACCTCATCCAGTGTGCGGCCCGGTGCGGTGCTGACGATTGCGATGACCGCGCGCACGACCACACTCGATCAGACCGTGGTTACGGCGAGTCGCAGTCGTCCGGAAAAAGTGCTCGATGCGCCGGCACAGATCTCCGTCGTTTCGAGCGAGCAGATCGCCGAACGGCCGGTCGTGACCGTAACGGATCACCTGCGTTCGAGCCCCGGCGTCGATGTGAGCCGCGGTGGTCTCGCTCAGTCGAACGTCGTCGCACGCGGCTTCAATAACGCGTTCAGCGGCAGCATGCTGATGCTGCAGGACTATCGCTTCGCCGGCGTGCCGTCGTTGCGCGTCAACGTTCCGTTCCTGTTCACCGGCACCAACGAAGACATCGACCGGATGGAGATCCTGCTCGGACCGGCGTCGGCCCTCTACGGACCGAACAGCTCGAACGGCGTGCTCCACATCATCACCAAGTCCCCGTTTGCGTCGCAGGGCACCACGATCAGTGTGGATGGCGGCGAGCGCTCCATCATTCGTACCGGCCTGCGTCACGCCGGCAAGCTGAATGAGAAGGCGGCATACAAGGTCTCGGGTGAGTACATGCAGGGTAAGGATTGGGAGTACAACGATCTGAAGGAACCCAAGATCTTCAGCACGTCGTTGGTGGTGCCCGAGTCGCGCCGCGGCAAGGCGAGCCAGCGTGACTTCGATCTCCAGCGCTTCACGGGCGAGGCACGGCTCGATCTGCGCCCGCGTGAGGGCATGGAAGCCATCACGACGCTCGGCTACACGAAGATCGGCAGCGGTCTCGAACTCACCGGCACGAACGGCACGGCGCAGATCAAGAACTGGTCGTACACGAATCTTCAGCAGCGTTTCCGCTGGAATCGTCTCTTCGCTCAGGCTTTCATCAACGCCAGCGACGCCGGCAATGAGAACGCGCTCGACGACAAGGGCACGTTTCTGCTCGGCTCTGGTCAGCCGATCGTCGACAAGTCCCGCGTCGTCGCCACGCAGCTTCAGCATGGCTTCGAAATGGGCAAGAAGCAGAGCTTCACCTATGGACTCGATTACATCTGGACGAATCCGCAGACCGGCAACACCACGAACGGCGTAAACGAGGACGTCGACAACGTCACCGAGTACGGCGCGTATCTCCAGTCCTCGACGAAGCCGACCGAGAAGATCGAACTGCTGCTCGCGGCCCGTGGTGATGCGAACAACGTGATCGAAGGACAGTTCTTCTCACCGCGTGCGGCGCTGATCTTCCGCCCCACGCCGAATCAGAATCTCCGCTTCACGTATAACCGCGCGTTCTCGACGCCGGCGAACTTCTCGTTCTTCCTCGATCTGCTCGCCGCGCCCAACGTCGGTGGCTCGGGCTTCGACGTGCGTGCCCGTGGCAATCCACCGAAGGAAGGCTTCCAGTTCCGTCGCGACTGCACCAGCAGTGCGGTTTCGGGTCTGTGCATGAAGTCGCGTCTCGCCGGCGGTGGTCAGTTCGTCGGTGCCAACGCGGCGGCTGCGTTCGGCCCGCTCATCGGTGCCAACGCCGGCGCGCTCAATCCGAGCGTCACGGCTGGCATTCAGGGCGCGCTGCAGCAGGCCGGTTTCCCGGCGGCAACCGCCGCGGCGCTGGCTCCGGGACTCGCCACGGGTCTCATCCAGCACCTCGCGACCCGCGCGCCGACGTCCGCCGAGCTGAGCACGCGACTTTCGATCATCGGTACGTCGACGCCGCTGCAGGCGGCGCAGGTGGCCGACATCGATCCGCTGCGGGCCTCGTTCAACAACACGTTCGAAGTGGGCTACAAGGGTCGCATCGGCAGCCGCGTCGGCTTCGACATGTCGTTCTGGGGGCAGGAGCGTGGGGACGTCGGCACGGCGTCGGCGATCGCCACGCCGAACGTCTTCTTCGGCGACACGACCCAGCTCAAGGGCTACATCTCGGGTCAGACGACGTCGTATTTGACGACGGCGCTGCAGCAGGCGGCCGGTTTGCCGGTGGGTAATGCCACGGCGCTGGCGACCGGCATCGGCGCGGCCCTCGGACCGAGCCTCGGCCGCAGCTTTGCTCCCGCGCCGTTGGGCGTCGTGACCTTCGACAACGCCACGAGCACGAGCACGGATCTCTATCTCACGTACTCCAGCGTCGGCAAGTCGATCTGGGTGCGCGGACTCGACCTCGCGACCGACATCTCGGCAACCGATCGCGTGACGGTGGACCTGTCCTACAGCTGGCAGAGCCAGAACATCTTCCGCAGCGTCCCGGGTGGAAACAACCTGCCGCTGATGTCGAACTCGCCGAACTCCCGTGGTTCGCTCGGCATGCGGTATCGGAACGATGAGAACGGCCTGGGCTTCGAGCTCCGCACGCGCTACAACGAAGCGTACCCCGTGAACTCGAGCTACTACACCACGAACTTCGCATTCCCGATCGCTGCCGGTCAGCCCGGCGCCGTGGCGAATGCGTCGGGTGGTGCCAATCGTTGCAGCCCGGCGCCTGCCGGAACGTTCTGCTACGAGAATGTGCCGGAGGCGCTCACGGTCGACGCGCAGGTGTCCAAGCGCTTCGACCTCGGCAGCCAGAAGCTCATGTGGTCGCTCAATGCACAGAACATGTTCGACAATCGCATGCGCACGTTCCCCGGCGTGCCGGAGACGGGCCGGTTGATCATGACGCGTCTGCAGTACTCCTTCTGA
- a CDS encoding glycerophosphodiester phosphodiesterase family protein gives MILLDLNARPVIGHRGNRAHAPENTLESLREAVALGVDAVEFDVQVSSDGVLLLMHDLTIDRTTSGRGAVASQTYATLRAHDAGARFTTDGGRTFPWRHRGVVIPSFDEVVESLPSTLPLIVELKTPAASAALLAAIIRHRIQQRVIVAGFESASTQPLRGQGFALGASTPDVARLLLPSLLRRSIPSPWYQALCIPPTYNGFPLPIEAITRAVRSARVVTHIWTVNAPEKAVQLWSQGAQGIISDDPAAILAARTRAAFV, from the coding sequence ATGATCCTGCTCGACCTGAACGCCCGGCCGGTGATCGGACATCGCGGCAATCGCGCGCACGCGCCAGAGAACACCCTCGAGTCGTTGCGGGAGGCAGTGGCACTTGGCGTCGATGCCGTCGAGTTCGATGTGCAGGTCTCGAGCGATGGGGTCTTGCTGCTCATGCACGACCTGACCATCGACCGGACTACCAGTGGGCGTGGAGCCGTCGCCAGCCAGACGTACGCAACCCTCCGTGCACATGACGCCGGAGCGCGTTTCACGACGGACGGTGGTCGCACCTTTCCGTGGCGTCATCGCGGCGTGGTGATTCCCTCGTTCGACGAAGTGGTCGAGTCGTTGCCGAGCACGCTGCCGCTGATCGTGGAGCTGAAGACGCCGGCCGCGTCGGCGGCGCTGCTCGCCGCCATCATCCGACATCGCATCCAGCAGCGCGTGATCGTGGCCGGCTTCGAATCCGCCAGTACCCAGCCGCTGCGCGGGCAAGGCTTCGCCCTTGGTGCAAGTACACCTGACGTGGCGCGACTGCTGCTGCCGTCGCTGCTGCGTCGTTCTATTCCATCACCGTGGTATCAGGCGCTGTGCATTCCGCCGACCTACAACGGCTTCCCGTTGCCGATCGAAGCGATCACGCGAGCCGTGCGCAGCGCGCGCGTGGTCACGCACATCTGGACCGTGAACGCGCCAGAGAAGGCGGTGCAACTCTGGTCCCAGGGCGCGCAGGGAATCATCAGCGACGATCC
- a CDS encoding FtsK/SpoIIIE family DNA translocase — MEPAVLRRELSAIALTLLAVFLTGALIFNAPDAGQLCLEATGVFGPAGTWARCALVSTVGIPGAAIVAMGCLVVALTLFGRIARADDASDWGVLFAGTVTLVPVAIGLALGGEPSASDASGLWGSFAAHYLRKGLGSAGAWVFFLLATSALTVATLRWNPIRLLLGPGRSVHEAGGEAETSDRTAVTGRKRRTLAQQLEPEPEELPAIDPVLARDVLALDKPDARYAPPESVRDSAKAKKAAKESTRPAAAVEAALDASSEPSPFSDDLPPTDLLTAAPARNADAGKRELDLAGEKLMSTLRTFKVDGELVGRTTGPTVTQFEIEPAPGVKVRQIAALADDLALAMRAPSIRIVAPIPGRGAVGVEVPNPTPEMVVLREVLESTEFRQMRAALPIALGKDLEGRAVIADLAKMPHLLIAGATGSGKSVCVNTIITSLAYRHTPRTLRFLMVDPKMVELSVYNTLPHLRHKVITDNRDAASVLKWAVMEMQDRYRLLEANACRNLQEFNRRVQQHADGEGAPVQKPRNLEVAFEDRTYTGGVLPYIVVVIDEMADLMMTVQGEVETPIAMLAQKARAIGIHLILATQRPSVNVITGLIKANFPCRIAFRVASQVDSRTIIDGAGAEALLGNGDMLFIPPGKSEPARLQGAYLSSEDTERLLKWYEDARARHDAGEGITAEPDILETVRALEAKGDGGDDDDGDRTSDDRDARFREAAEVVIQHRQGSTSLLQRRLKIGYGRAARIIDQLEAAGVLAPSEGAARPRDVLVGVQDLDRICGS; from the coding sequence ATGGAACCCGCTGTGCTGCGTCGGGAGCTTTCGGCGATCGCGCTGACGTTGCTCGCGGTATTCCTCACCGGCGCACTGATCTTCAATGCCCCCGATGCCGGACAGTTGTGCCTCGAGGCCACCGGCGTCTTTGGACCCGCGGGTACCTGGGCGCGCTGTGCGCTGGTGAGCACCGTCGGCATTCCCGGAGCGGCGATCGTCGCCATGGGGTGCTTGGTGGTCGCGCTCACGCTCTTTGGACGGATTGCGCGTGCCGACGATGCGAGCGACTGGGGCGTGCTCTTCGCAGGCACCGTGACGTTGGTGCCGGTGGCGATAGGGCTCGCGCTCGGCGGCGAACCGTCGGCCTCGGATGCTTCCGGACTCTGGGGGAGCTTCGCCGCGCACTATCTGCGCAAAGGACTCGGCTCGGCTGGGGCTTGGGTGTTCTTTCTGTTGGCCACGAGTGCCCTCACCGTAGCGACCCTACGTTGGAATCCGATTCGCCTACTGCTCGGCCCCGGACGGAGCGTGCATGAGGCGGGCGGCGAGGCTGAGACGAGCGACCGGACGGCTGTTACTGGCCGCAAGCGCCGAACGCTGGCGCAGCAGCTCGAACCGGAACCAGAGGAGCTGCCGGCAATCGATCCAGTGTTGGCGCGTGATGTCCTCGCGCTCGACAAGCCGGACGCGCGGTACGCGCCGCCGGAGTCCGTCCGCGACAGCGCGAAAGCGAAGAAGGCCGCGAAAGAATCGACGCGTCCAGCCGCCGCCGTGGAAGCGGCACTCGACGCGTCATCGGAACCGTCGCCCTTTAGCGATGACTTGCCGCCCACGGATCTGCTGACCGCTGCGCCGGCCCGCAATGCCGACGCCGGCAAACGCGAGCTCGATTTAGCGGGCGAAAAGCTGATGTCGACGCTTCGCACGTTCAAGGTCGACGGCGAATTGGTCGGGCGGACGACGGGACCGACCGTGACGCAATTCGAAATCGAGCCGGCTCCCGGCGTGAAAGTGCGACAGATCGCCGCGTTGGCCGATGACCTGGCGTTGGCGATGCGGGCGCCGAGCATTCGCATCGTCGCGCCCATTCCGGGGCGTGGTGCGGTTGGTGTCGAGGTGCCCAACCCGACGCCGGAAATGGTGGTGCTGCGCGAGGTGCTGGAGTCGACCGAGTTCCGCCAGATGCGCGCCGCTCTGCCGATCGCACTCGGAAAGGACCTCGAGGGGCGTGCCGTGATCGCCGACTTGGCGAAGATGCCGCACCTGCTGATCGCCGGCGCTACGGGTTCCGGAAAATCGGTCTGTGTGAACACGATCATTACGAGCCTTGCGTACCGCCACACGCCGCGCACGCTGCGCTTCCTGATGGTCGATCCCAAAATGGTCGAACTCAGCGTGTACAACACGTTACCGCACTTGCGACACAAGGTGATCACCGACAATCGCGATGCGGCGTCGGTGTTGAAGTGGGCCGTGATGGAGATGCAGGACCGCTACCGATTGCTCGAAGCGAATGCGTGTCGCAACCTGCAGGAGTTCAATCGTCGCGTGCAGCAGCACGCTGATGGCGAAGGGGCACCGGTGCAGAAGCCGCGCAACCTCGAGGTGGCCTTCGAGGATCGCACGTATACCGGCGGCGTACTGCCGTACATCGTCGTCGTGATCGACGAAATGGCCGACCTGATGATGACGGTGCAGGGCGAAGTCGAAACGCCGATCGCGATGCTCGCGCAGAAGGCGCGCGCGATCGGGATTCACCTGATTCTGGCCACGCAGCGACCCAGCGTCAACGTGATTACCGGCCTGATCAAGGCGAATTTTCCGTGCCGGATTGCATTTCGTGTGGCGTCGCAGGTGGACAGTCGGACGATCATCGATGGCGCGGGGGCCGAAGCGCTGCTCGGCAACGGCGACATGCTGTTCATCCCGCCGGGCAAGTCAGAACCCGCGCGACTGCAGGGCGCATATCTCTCCAGTGAGGATACGGAACGACTGCTCAAATGGTACGAGGATGCCCGCGCCCGTCATGACGCTGGCGAAGGCATCACGGCGGAACCGGATATTCTGGAAACCGTGCGTGCCCTCGAAGCGAAGGGTGATGGCGGCGACGATGACGATGGCGACCGCACCTCAGACGACCGGGATGCGCGCTTTCGTGAAGCCGCGGAAGTGGTGATCCAGCATCGCCAAGGATCTACCTCGCTGTTGCAGCGGCGGCTGAAAATCGGATACGGACGTGCCGCCCGTATCATCGATCAGTTGGAAGCGGCCGGCGTACTCGCGCCGTCCGAAGGCGCGGCGCGTCCACGTGACGTGCTGGTGGGTGTACAGGATTTAGACCGCATCTGCGGCTCCTGA